One stretch of Dokdonia sp. Hel_I_53 DNA includes these proteins:
- a CDS encoding glycosyltransferase family 9 protein: MHNNSDHILVIRLSAMGDVAMIAPVVYALAKKYPHLKISVLSKSFFKPIVETIPGVHFVTAEVKTTHKGVSGIWKLSRDLKKQKITHIADLHNVLRSKMLLKFMATPAVQLDKGRTEKKALISGEKKHFKQLKNTITRYADVFEKLGYAIPSPIALPRPQRKDAVAKFTKKCRRKWLGIAPFAAHLGKQYPLNLMKEVIRKLDESGEWDLFLFGSPSEVDTLKDLCFSHVDVHIAAGALSFSEQINLIAHLDAMISMDSGNGHLAAMFGVPTVTLWGVTHPYAGFTPFAQEKNCILSDRTLFPEIPTSIFGNTLPDGYEEVMRTITPEMIVEKISSLS; encoded by the coding sequence ATGCATAACAACTCTGATCATATATTAGTTATTCGACTCTCAGCAATGGGAGACGTTGCTATGATTGCTCCAGTGGTCTATGCATTAGCAAAAAAATATCCACATCTTAAAATTTCTGTTTTATCAAAGTCTTTTTTTAAACCTATTGTAGAGACCATTCCTGGAGTACATTTTGTAACAGCAGAAGTAAAGACAACACATAAAGGAGTAAGCGGTATATGGAAACTATCTCGAGATCTTAAAAAACAAAAGATAACACACATCGCAGATCTTCATAATGTACTTAGGTCAAAAATGCTTCTTAAATTTATGGCGACTCCTGCTGTACAACTGGATAAAGGGCGTACAGAGAAAAAGGCACTTATAAGCGGAGAAAAGAAGCACTTCAAACAACTCAAGAATACCATAACGAGATATGCAGATGTTTTTGAGAAACTTGGGTATGCCATACCATCACCTATTGCGCTCCCAAGACCGCAGAGAAAAGATGCTGTAGCGAAGTTTACAAAAAAATGTAGAAGGAAGTGGTTAGGTATAGCCCCTTTTGCGGCTCACTTAGGGAAGCAGTACCCATTAAACTTAATGAAAGAAGTCATTAGAAAATTAGATGAGTCTGGAGAATGGGATCTTTTTTTATTTGGTTCACCAAGTGAAGTAGACACACTCAAAGATCTATGCTTTAGTCACGTCGATGTCCATATTGCTGCAGGAGCTTTAAGTTTTAGTGAACAAATTAATCTTATTGCCCATCTAGATGCTATGATTTCTATGGATAGCGGTAATGGACACTTAGCCGCAATGTTTGGTGTACCTACAGTCACACTTTGGGGAGTAACACATCCGTACGCAGGCTTTACGCCTTTTGCTCAAGAGAAAAACTGTATTCTATCAGATCGCACATTGTTTCCTGAAATACCTACAAGTATATTTGGTAATACACTTCCAGATGGGTATGAGGAAGTAATGAG